Proteins co-encoded in one Bremerella sp. TYQ1 genomic window:
- a CDS encoding DEAD/DEAH box helicase produces MALGIGLELGDWIEESTETKSAFAELSLLEDLFEGVDAQPRPYQKRIVTKAIKALLNAHADPFDEFAGSSASVLVESPTGSGKTVMGLAIAQWMQKHFGLSIGWVSMRRNLLSQAQAENLARGFDVKLELISMFDKDPPKVDMLIVDEAQHDAAMSMANLHCTIRPQYILGLTATPFRGDRVKLCFDHVIRDAGIHQLIQDGYLSEYHHYTIPEYTPGAVAETYASDITRWGKSIVFFHRHDQCVECQEELTLRGIRSEIVTAKSDRDRQLADFIAGKVNVLINMNILTEGFDCPDLKTVFCRPSSKACTIQMCGRVFRKHSDHPHKQVVQCQQTPHPILKTAAANEQYVWAGDQWNSLKMNRQIEAISQRSRKLIAGTPVKLPKLVAALKETRPMWEQRRNRF; encoded by the coding sequence ATGGCTTTGGGAATTGGCCTGGAATTGGGTGATTGGATCGAAGAATCGACCGAAACAAAGTCCGCTTTCGCGGAGTTGTCCCTGCTGGAAGATCTGTTCGAGGGTGTCGATGCTCAGCCGCGTCCTTATCAAAAACGAATCGTCACCAAGGCGATCAAGGCTCTCTTAAACGCACACGCCGATCCGTTCGACGAGTTCGCTGGGTCGAGTGCCTCGGTCCTGGTCGAAAGTCCCACGGGCAGCGGGAAAACGGTCATGGGCCTGGCAATCGCCCAGTGGATGCAAAAACATTTCGGTCTTTCCATCGGCTGGGTTTCGATGCGTCGCAATCTGCTTAGCCAGGCTCAAGCCGAAAACCTGGCTCGCGGCTTCGATGTGAAGCTCGAACTGATCTCGATGTTCGACAAAGATCCTCCGAAAGTCGACATGCTGATTGTCGACGAAGCCCAGCACGATGCCGCAATGAGCATGGCCAATCTGCACTGCACGATTCGTCCGCAATACATCCTGGGGCTGACCGCGACTCCCTTCCGCGGCGACCGTGTCAAGCTTTGCTTCGATCATGTCATTCGCGATGCCGGAATCCATCAGTTGATTCAAGATGGTTACCTGAGCGAATACCACCACTACACCATTCCGGAATATACCCCGGGTGCCGTCGCGGAGACCTACGCGTCGGACATCACGCGGTGGGGGAAGTCGATTGTCTTCTTCCACCGCCACGACCAATGCGTCGAATGCCAAGAGGAGCTCACGCTTCGTGGCATTCGCAGCGAGATTGTGACCGCCAAGAGTGATCGCGATCGGCAACTGGCCGACTTCATTGCCGGCAAAGTCAACGTGCTGATCAACATGAACATTCTGACGGAAGGATTTGACTGCCCCGACTTGAAGACGGTCTTCTGTCGTCCTTCAAGCAAGGCCTGCACCATCCAGATGTGCGGCCGAGTGTTCCGCAAGCACTCGGATCACCCGCACAAGCAAGTGGTGCAATGCCAACAAACCCCGCATCCGATTCTGAAAACGGCCGCGGCCAACGAGCAGTACGTGTGGGCCGGCGATCAGTGGAACAGCCTCAAGATGAACCGCCAGATTGAAGCGATCAGCCAGCGGTCGCGCAAACTGATCGCCGGTACCCCAGTCAAACTGCCCAAGCTAGTCGCTGCCCTCAAAGAAACGAGACCGATGTGGGAACAGCGGCGGAATCGGTTTTAG
- a CDS encoding YraN family protein codes for MLTWLKSWWQPKSLGQRGEQFACKYLRRRGYTIVATQDRSRLGEIDIIAVQDHTIVFVEVKTRAAEEKGSPDEAVNRDKQQRLTRAALAYMRRHDLLGNCPARFDVIAIVWPAHQRTPEVRHFENAFEPTGQFQMFS; via the coding sequence ATGTTGACCTGGCTTAAATCGTGGTGGCAGCCCAAGTCGCTAGGTCAACGTGGCGAACAGTTCGCCTGCAAGTACCTTCGCCGCCGCGGCTACACGATTGTCGCGACCCAAGATCGTTCGCGACTCGGCGAAATCGACATCATTGCGGTGCAAGATCACACGATCGTTTTCGTCGAAGTGAAAACCCGCGCCGCGGAAGAAAAGGGCTCGCCGGATGAAGCGGTGAATCGCGACAAGCAGCAGCGACTCACGCGTGCCGCGCTAGCGTATATGCGACGACACGACCTGCTGGGAAACTGCCCGGCCCGATTCGATGTCATCGCCATCGTCTGGCCGGCACACCAACGTACGCCTGAAGTCCGGCATTTCGAGAACGCCTTCGAACCGACAGGGCAGTTCCAGATGTTTTCCTGA
- a CDS encoding amidase encodes MQRTSQKLWQLGAAQLARLVSSGEVSSSEVVAAHIQRIEAVNPSLNAVVETFFDQATETAKRLDNDPHFCEGGLLRGVPLSIKECFHVAGGKSTLGMTTPAVEHPSDGPLVARLRQAGGVVLGLTNVPQLMIIHETRNPVFGTTHNPWNVDRSVGGSSGGEAAILAAGGTALGLGSDLGGSIRLPSHFCGIAGLKPTSRRLVRSGAVENLRGMSWLEFQPGPMARHVADLRLAMQVLSRRDPQTKWDEAEDPPLGFSDHGPIDIAQLRIGVYDDDEFFPPCPAVRRAIAEGAAGLKAQGATIVPLPPPRTLEVLKSYFAIASADGGKDFRRMLKGSKLDPEVARLVRLAAMPRWLRPLVAMLALKPFRKRKMASLFQASGPRSANSLWQITYEAAQQVGEIFQTWDAANVDVVLCPTHATPALKRNYAVDMMPAASYSVVMNLLGVPCGNVPATRVQPEEETDRETKSDASYRLAKSVELGSTGLPVGVQVAGRFWREDQVLAVMEALESHYRTRPDFPDISELPPLAKS; translated from the coding sequence ATGCAACGCACGTCCCAAAAACTTTGGCAACTGGGTGCCGCCCAGTTGGCCCGATTGGTTTCTTCCGGCGAGGTCTCGTCGAGCGAAGTGGTCGCCGCACACATTCAGCGGATCGAAGCGGTCAATCCTTCATTGAATGCCGTGGTCGAAACGTTCTTTGATCAGGCCACCGAAACGGCCAAACGGCTCGACAACGATCCTCACTTTTGCGAAGGAGGCTTGCTGCGCGGTGTTCCTCTTTCGATTAAAGAATGCTTCCACGTAGCGGGCGGAAAGTCGACGCTGGGGATGACGACTCCCGCGGTCGAACATCCCAGTGACGGGCCTTTGGTCGCGCGGCTTCGGCAAGCTGGTGGAGTGGTCTTGGGGCTCACGAATGTGCCGCAATTAATGATCATTCACGAGACACGCAATCCGGTCTTCGGCACGACGCACAATCCTTGGAACGTCGATCGCAGTGTCGGCGGAAGCAGTGGTGGCGAAGCAGCCATTTTGGCGGCCGGCGGAACGGCCCTCGGACTGGGCAGCGACTTGGGCGGAAGCATTCGCCTGCCGAGTCACTTCTGCGGAATCGCCGGTTTGAAGCCGACATCGCGGCGACTGGTCCGCAGCGGAGCGGTCGAAAACTTACGTGGCATGTCGTGGCTCGAATTCCAGCCAGGTCCCATGGCACGGCACGTGGCCGATCTTCGCCTGGCGATGCAGGTTTTGTCGCGTCGAGATCCCCAAACCAAATGGGACGAGGCGGAAGATCCTCCGCTGGGATTTTCTGACCATGGTCCGATCGATATTGCTCAGCTGCGCATCGGCGTTTATGACGACGACGAGTTCTTCCCCCCCTGCCCCGCCGTGCGAAGAGCGATTGCCGAGGGCGCCGCAGGCCTGAAAGCTCAAGGGGCGACGATCGTTCCACTTCCACCTCCCCGCACGCTGGAGGTGCTGAAGTCGTACTTTGCGATTGCCAGCGCCGACGGTGGAAAAGACTTTCGTCGGATGCTGAAAGGTAGCAAGCTCGATCCAGAAGTGGCCCGACTCGTTCGCTTGGCCGCGATGCCCCGATGGCTACGGCCGCTGGTGGCGATGCTCGCGCTGAAGCCATTTCGGAAACGTAAAATGGCTTCCCTCTTTCAAGCGTCGGGGCCACGCTCGGCCAATTCGCTATGGCAAATTACGTACGAAGCTGCCCAGCAAGTCGGCGAGATCTTCCAGACATGGGACGCGGCAAACGTCGATGTCGTTCTGTGCCCCACCCATGCCACTCCCGCGCTGAAGCGGAACTACGCCGTCGACATGATGCCTGCGGCAAGCTACAGCGTAGTGATGAACCTGCTAGGCGTGCCGTGCGGTAACGTTCCCGCGACACGGGTACAGCCTGAAGAAGAAACCGACCGCGAAACCAAGTCGGACGCCAGCTACCGCCTGGCGAAGTCGGTCGAACTGGGCAGCACGGGGCTTCCTGTCGGCGTGCAAGTCGCCGGTCGGTTTTGGCGGGAAGATCAAGTCCTCGCCGTCATGGAAGCCCTCGAGTCGCACTACCGCACGCGGCCTGACTTCCCCGATATCAGCGAGCTTCCTCCGCTCGCGAAGTCGTAA
- a CDS encoding MarC family protein — translation MLSQELIDSATLLLVLLNPFLLCIYLLDLIEGLDLQSFTKTMVRTGLMSAAIYFGFAVVGDQVFTTIFKVRYESFLMFGGVVFLLVSIRLVMNGSSALKGLRGEQPHGAEGTALPFMLGPGTISASIVTGSKVSIPEAAGAIGFAVFVCVISIIVLKWIHDMIRKRWEPIMERYLDTIGRIMALLTGTIAVDMILNGMGQWLGTGAS, via the coding sequence ATGCTTAGCCAAGAGCTGATTGACTCCGCGACACTGCTACTAGTTCTCTTAAATCCTTTTCTCCTGTGCATCTACCTGCTTGATCTAATCGAAGGATTAGACCTGCAGAGTTTCACCAAAACGATGGTGCGCACCGGGCTTATGAGTGCTGCCATTTACTTTGGCTTTGCGGTTGTGGGAGATCAGGTCTTCACCACAATCTTCAAAGTCCGCTACGAGTCGTTCTTGATGTTCGGCGGAGTGGTGTTTTTGCTGGTTTCGATTCGCCTGGTGATGAACGGCAGCAGTGCCCTTAAAGGCCTGCGAGGTGAACAGCCGCACGGCGCCGAAGGAACGGCTTTGCCCTTTATGCTGGGACCAGGAACGATCAGCGCTTCGATCGTGACAGGCTCCAAAGTGTCGATCCCGGAAGCGGCTGGGGCGATCGGATTTGCCGTCTTCGTCTGCGTGATCTCGATCATCGTCCTGAAATGGATTCATGACATGATCCGCAAACGCTGGGAACCGATCATGGAACGCTACCTCGACACGATCGGCCGAATCATGGCCCTGCTCACCGGCACGATCGCCGTCGACATGATCCTCAACGGCATGGGCCAATGGCTAGGAACCGGGGCAAGCTAG
- the ehuA gene encoding ectoine/hydroxyectoine ABC transporter ATP-binding protein EhuA — MSDTTPQLQIRDLQKTYGTNQVLRGLNVDIHSGEKIAIIGPSGSGKSTLLRILMTLEAPNGGTVMVDGESVWTMNVNGTEKKADEAHMRRMRSKLGMVFQHFFLFPHLSVRQNLTLAPKLVNNVSGTVADEKAMQLLEMVGMDGKADAHPAQLSGGQKQRVAIARALAMQPEIMLFDEVTSALDPELVHEVLNVLRKLAEKSDMTMLLVTHEMNFAREIADRVLFFDQGVILEEGPPSQIFTEPKEKRTQEFLKTVLEA; from the coding sequence ATGAGCGACACGACCCCTCAACTTCAAATTCGCGATCTCCAAAAGACCTACGGCACTAACCAGGTGCTGCGAGGCTTGAACGTCGATATTCATTCCGGCGAAAAGATTGCCATCATCGGTCCCAGCGGTTCCGGCAAAAGTACGTTGCTACGGATCCTGATGACGCTGGAAGCCCCCAACGGCGGCACGGTGATGGTCGATGGCGAATCAGTTTGGACGATGAACGTCAACGGCACCGAGAAGAAAGCGGACGAAGCCCACATGCGGCGGATGCGTTCGAAGCTGGGGATGGTTTTCCAGCACTTCTTTTTGTTTCCCCATCTTTCCGTTCGTCAGAATTTAACGCTCGCCCCGAAACTGGTGAACAACGTTTCCGGTACCGTCGCCGACGAGAAAGCGATGCAGCTGCTGGAAATGGTCGGCATGGATGGCAAAGCGGACGCGCACCCGGCCCAACTTTCCGGCGGGCAGAAACAGCGCGTCGCGATTGCGCGAGCCTTGGCGATGCAGCCAGAGATCATGCTGTTCGACGAAGTCACCTCCGCGCTCGACCCCGAGTTGGTACACGAAGTGCTCAACGTGCTGCGGAAGCTGGCCGAAAAGTCGGACATGACGATGCTGTTGGTCACCCACGAGATGAACTTCGCACGAGAGATCGCTGATCGCGTGCTGTTCTTCGACCAAGGCGTCATCCTCGAAGAAGGTCCGCCGAGCCAGATTTTCACCGAACCCAAAGAAAAACGCACCCAGGAATTTCTCAAGACGGTATTGGAAGCCTAG
- the ehuD gene encoding ectoine/hydroxyectoine ABC transporter permease subunit EhuD, producing MWKWDVVWQVMPHILSGLIVTLEAVAGGMVLALILGLLWAVMRRSKSTYISWPAWGVVEFVRSTPLLVQLFFVYYVMIDVVGRGFSPLMTGILVLGVHYSCYTAEVYRAGLDGIARGQWNAAKALNLTPLQTYRYVILPQAIPPILPNLGNYLIAMLKEAPLLSTITVLEILNEAKIFGNEHYRYLEPLTIVGVLFILLSLLAGLSVEWLRKRTAAMTS from the coding sequence ATGTGGAAATGGGACGTCGTGTGGCAAGTCATGCCGCACATCCTTAGCGGTTTAATCGTCACCCTGGAAGCGGTCGCCGGCGGCATGGTCCTGGCGTTGATCCTTGGTTTGCTTTGGGCCGTGATGCGCCGCTCGAAATCGACTTACATCAGTTGGCCAGCGTGGGGCGTTGTCGAGTTCGTCCGGAGTACGCCGCTACTGGTACAGCTGTTTTTCGTCTATTACGTCATGATCGACGTGGTCGGCCGAGGCTTCTCGCCGCTGATGACCGGTATCCTGGTGCTCGGCGTGCATTACAGCTGCTATACGGCTGAAGTCTATCGGGCAGGGCTCGATGGTATCGCTCGGGGCCAATGGAACGCGGCCAAAGCGCTGAATCTGACCCCGCTGCAAACCTATCGCTACGTGATCCTTCCCCAAGCGATTCCGCCCATCCTGCCGAACCTCGGCAATTACCTGATCGCGATGCTGAAGGAAGCACCGCTGCTGTCGACGATTACTGTCTTGGAAATCTTGAACGAAGCAAAGATCTTCGGCAACGAACATTACCGATACCTGGAACCCCTGACGATCGTGGGTGTGCTTTTCATCCTGCTAAGCCTATTGGCTGGGCTGTCGGTCGAATGGCTTCGCAAACGCACCGCGGCAATGACCTCATGA
- the ehuC gene encoding ectoine/hydroxyectoine ABC transporter permease subunit EhuC: MSNLPPPFDLLPFLLQGLHITVIITLGGCAVAIFLSVLFGVWSKSTDPILRWLSAFYITVFRGASALILLYWFYFAMPELTNIRLDAISTGILVLGANVGAYGAEVVRASLESVPKGQYQAAAALNLSRWQTMRYVIFPQAILAMIPPFGNLMIELLKGTALVSTITVTDLTLQGKFLRDDTHRSFEIFGLLLIVYFLLSMIITAIFRVLEHRYSRGRDYGGGN, translated from the coding sequence GTGAGCAATCTCCCCCCTCCCTTTGACCTGCTTCCCTTCCTGCTGCAAGGGCTGCACATCACTGTCATCATCACGCTCGGCGGCTGCGCTGTGGCGATCTTTTTGTCGGTGCTGTTTGGCGTGTGGAGCAAGTCGACCGATCCAATTCTGCGTTGGCTAAGCGCGTTTTACATCACCGTTTTCCGCGGTGCGAGTGCGTTGATCTTGCTGTATTGGTTCTACTTCGCGATGCCGGAGCTGACCAATATCCGCCTCGATGCCATCTCGACCGGCATCTTGGTTTTGGGTGCGAACGTCGGAGCCTATGGCGCCGAAGTCGTGCGGGCCAGTCTCGAATCGGTTCCTAAAGGACAATATCAAGCTGCCGCCGCGTTGAACCTCAGCCGATGGCAAACGATGCGATACGTCATCTTTCCTCAAGCAATCCTGGCGATGATTCCGCCGTTTGGGAACTTGATGATCGAACTTCTCAAAGGAACCGCGTTGGTCTCGACAATCACCGTGACCGACCTCACGCTGCAGGGCAAGTTCCTGCGAGACGATACTCATCGTTCGTTCGAGATCTTTGGCTTGCTGCTGATCGTTTACTTCCTGCTCTCGATGATCATCACCGCCATCTTCCGCGTGCTGGAGCATCGCTATTCCCGAGGACGTGATTACGGAGGAGGGAACTAA
- the ehuB gene encoding ectoine/hydroxyectoine ABC transporter substrate-binding protein EhuB codes for MFDENKSEISLTGISVLLILVAGLGVIFWQATRTNVNDENTLARIQRTGTIRIAFANEAPYGYLDTTTGEVTGEAPEIAKAILKKMGVDHVEPIVADFGSLIPGLKAKRVDMIAAGMYITPQRAKEISFSNPTYGIGESFIVKAGNPLDLHGYEDVRDNPDAKIGVMGGSVEQGYARDMGVSDNQVLVFSDYNSAILGLKGGQIDAVAATDLTVNDLLRKQDSDEIEKASDFQDPVIDGNTIRGYGAFGFRQEDVALRERFNEELAKFIGSPEHLELIEPFGFDESTLPGDVTAKELSETP; via the coding sequence ATGTTCGATGAAAATAAGTCTGAGATTTCATTAACCGGTATATCAGTACTGCTAATACTAGTAGCAGGCCTGGGCGTAATCTTTTGGCAAGCAACCCGGACTAACGTCAATGATGAAAACACCTTAGCCCGGATTCAGCGGACAGGAACAATCCGCATCGCGTTCGCCAATGAGGCCCCCTACGGATACCTCGATACAACTACAGGCGAGGTCACCGGCGAGGCTCCAGAAATTGCCAAAGCGATCTTAAAAAAGATGGGTGTCGACCATGTGGAACCCATTGTGGCGGATTTCGGATCACTCATTCCTGGTCTGAAAGCGAAACGAGTCGACATGATTGCCGCGGGGATGTACATCACCCCCCAGCGAGCCAAAGAGATCTCCTTCTCCAATCCGACGTACGGAATCGGTGAGTCGTTTATCGTGAAAGCAGGCAACCCGCTCGATTTGCACGGATACGAAGATGTCCGCGACAACCCCGACGCCAAGATCGGCGTGATGGGGGGAAGCGTCGAGCAAGGGTATGCCCGAGATATGGGTGTCAGCGATAACCAGGTGTTAGTCTTCTCGGACTACAACAGCGCTATCCTGGGACTCAAAGGTGGGCAGATCGATGCCGTCGCCGCGACCGACTTAACGGTCAACGATTTGCTACGCAAGCAAGACAGCGACGAGATCGAGAAAGCAAGCGACTTCCAAGACCCAGTGATCGATGGCAACACGATTCGGGGCTACGGGGCGTTCGGCTTTCGCCAAGAGGATGTCGCACTGCGAGAACGTTTCAATGAAGAACTCGCCAAGTTCATTGGTTCGCCGGAGCATCTGGAACTGATCGAACCATTCGGCTTCGACGAGTCGACCCTGCCAGGCGATGTTACTGCGAAGGAATTGTCTGAAACACCGTGA
- the ectA gene encoding diaminobutyrate acetyltransferase: protein MIIRKPCVEDGAKLRQLVANSEEIDDNSCYLYLLLCQDFADTCVVAELDGSIVGFVTGYTPPTRPTSLFVWQVVVAPEARRQGLAKRMLEALIAQFPADKLEWVEATITPDNQPSRGLFAALARSLHTEIAFTPYFLAEHFGNFAHDPEELCRVGPISPKQ, encoded by the coding sequence ATGATCATCCGGAAACCTTGCGTCGAAGACGGCGCGAAGCTTCGTCAGTTGGTCGCCAACAGCGAAGAGATAGACGATAACTCGTGCTACCTCTACTTACTGTTGTGCCAAGATTTCGCCGACACTTGTGTCGTCGCGGAACTTGATGGATCCATCGTTGGTTTTGTTACGGGATATACCCCGCCGACGCGACCAACATCCTTATTCGTTTGGCAGGTCGTTGTCGCGCCGGAAGCGAGACGCCAGGGTTTAGCCAAGCGGATGTTAGAAGCACTGATTGCTCAATTCCCCGCAGACAAGCTTGAGTGGGTCGAGGCGACCATTACGCCTGACAACCAGCCATCTCGCGGACTCTTTGCTGCCCTGGCACGTTCCTTGCATACAGAAATAGCATTCACACCCTATTTCCTCGCGGAACACTTCGGAAACTTTGCGCACGATCCGGAAGAGCTATGCCGGGTTGGCCCCATAAGCCCCAAACAGTAA
- the ectB gene encoding diaminobutyrate--2-oxoglutarate transaminase, with translation MNIIDRMESNVRGYCRSFPTTFKTSKDHLMIDERGKAYIDFFAGAGSLNYGHNNETLKNALIEYISNDGITHALDMTTVAKKKLLQSMQDVLFAPRGMEYKVMFPGPTGTNAVESALKLARKVTGRQNVISFTNGFHGMTLGSLAITGNSGKRAGAGVALHNTTHMPFCDYFDAETDTISMIENYLEDNSSGIDKPAAFILETVQAEGGVNVASKQWLQRIAELAKASGALLILDDIQVGCGRTGPFFSFEFADIQPDIICLSKSLSGYGLPFALTMMKPEFDAFNPGEHNGTFRGHNPAFVTAAAALETYWRDDRLSKEVHEKARIIKDAFLEMADRYDGSVRGRGMIQGIEFSDKSLANKISKSAFNRGLIVETAGPNDEVLKVLPPLTIEYDALKEGLRIITEAIHENLRSEVSTKSIVPAKS, from the coding sequence ATGAATATTATTGACCGAATGGAATCAAACGTACGTGGTTATTGCCGATCGTTCCCTACGACGTTCAAGACGTCGAAGGACCACTTGATGATCGACGAGCGAGGCAAAGCGTACATCGACTTTTTCGCTGGTGCTGGCTCGCTGAACTACGGCCACAACAACGAAACCCTCAAAAACGCGTTGATCGAGTACATCTCGAACGATGGCATTACCCACGCGCTCGACATGACCACCGTCGCTAAGAAGAAGTTGCTGCAGTCGATGCAGGACGTCCTCTTCGCTCCTCGCGGTATGGAATACAAAGTGATGTTCCCTGGACCAACGGGAACCAACGCGGTCGAAAGCGCTTTGAAGCTTGCCCGTAAAGTCACCGGCCGCCAGAACGTTATTTCGTTCACCAACGGTTTCCACGGTATGACGCTCGGTTCGCTGGCGATCACCGGAAACAGTGGCAAACGAGCCGGTGCCGGGGTTGCTCTGCACAACACGACTCACATGCCGTTCTGCGATTACTTCGACGCCGAGACCGACACAATCTCGATGATCGAAAACTATCTGGAAGACAACAGCAGCGGGATCGATAAGCCTGCGGCGTTCATCTTGGAAACGGTTCAGGCCGAAGGTGGCGTGAATGTCGCTTCCAAGCAGTGGCTGCAGCGGATTGCCGAACTGGCCAAAGCTTCCGGTGCGTTGTTGATCCTCGACGACATTCAAGTCGGTTGCGGTCGTACCGGTCCGTTCTTCAGCTTCGAGTTCGCTGACATCCAGCCCGATATCATCTGTCTGTCGAAATCGCTTTCCGGTTACGGTTTGCCATTCGCACTGACGATGATGAAGCCTGAATTCGACGCCTTCAATCCTGGCGAGCATAACGGTACGTTCCGTGGGCATAACCCTGCGTTCGTGACCGCCGCTGCCGCTCTGGAAACCTACTGGCGTGACGATCGTCTGTCGAAGGAAGTCCACGAGAAGGCCCGCATCATCAAGGATGCGTTCCTCGAAATGGCTGATCGATACGACGGTAGCGTCCGTGGTCGCGGGATGATCCAGGGGATTGAATTCTCGGACAAATCGCTGGCCAACAAGATCTCGAAGTCGGCGTTCAACCGCGGCTTGATCGTTGAAACGGCCGGACCAAACGACGAAGTCCTGAAGGTTCTTCCGCCACTGACGATCGAATACGACGCCCTGAAGGAAGGTCTGCGGATCATCACCGAAGCGATCCACGAAAACCTTCGCTCGGAAGTTTCGACGAAGTCGATCGTTCCTGCCAAGTCGTAA
- a CDS encoding ectoine synthase, translating to MLVRSLDEIKGTDRDVEGGNWNSRRLLLAGDKMGFSLHDTILREGTTTPIHYQNHLEAVYCIEGHATVELVPSGEKFEIKPGTVYALDKNDKHLLTAHVDTRMVCVFNPAVVGNEVHDENGVYPAATDS from the coding sequence ATGCTGGTACGAAGTCTCGACGAGATCAAAGGAACCGACCGCGACGTCGAAGGTGGCAACTGGAACAGCCGTCGCTTGCTGCTCGCTGGCGACAAGATGGGCTTTTCGCTGCACGACACGATCTTGCGTGAAGGGACCACCACGCCGATTCATTACCAGAACCACTTGGAAGCGGTCTACTGCATCGAAGGCCACGCCACCGTCGAGCTCGTCCCAAGCGGCGAGAAATTCGAGATCAAGCCTGGCACGGTCTATGCACTCGACAAAAACGACAAGCATCTGCTGACGGCGCACGTCGATACACGCATGGTTTGTGTATTCAATCCAGCTGTGGTGGGTAACGAAGTCCACGACGAAAATGGCGTTTATCCTGCGGCGACCGACAGTTAA